In Flavobacterium gelatinilyticum, a genomic segment contains:
- a CDS encoding RNA polymerase sigma-70 factor gives MERNLLKMTDDELQKLIFEGNDAAFSIVFNRYWKKLYTYAFKIYKDEAVCEDMVQEIFISLWKNASNTVILNLEAYLFRAVKYKIANQLRNLKFDQQHIEVLDTIPDPGFTVNDLEYVDFEKNINDQINKLTPKCREVFLLSRIEHFTNAEIAAKLNLSVHTVEKHISNALKQLRLNSASYNYLLFYWAAFLYVN, from the coding sequence ATGGAAAGAAATCTTTTGAAAATGACAGATGATGAACTTCAAAAATTAATTTTTGAGGGAAACGATGCTGCGTTCTCAATTGTTTTTAACCGCTACTGGAAAAAACTTTACACCTACGCTTTCAAAATTTATAAAGATGAAGCCGTCTGTGAGGACATGGTTCAGGAAATCTTTATAAGTCTTTGGAAAAACGCGTCAAATACAGTAATCCTCAACCTTGAAGCGTATCTTTTTAGAGCTGTAAAATATAAAATTGCCAATCAGCTTAGAAACCTCAAATTTGACCAGCAGCATATCGAAGTACTGGATACTATTCCGGATCCGGGTTTTACTGTAAATGATCTCGAATATGTTGATTTTGAAAAAAACATCAACGATCAGATCAATAAATTAACCCCGAAATGCCGTGAGGTCTTTTTATTAAGCCGGATTGAACATTTTACAAATGCTGAAATTGCAGCAAAATTAAATCTGTCTGTTCATACTGTAGAAAAACACATCAGCAATGCGCTAAAGCAGCTTCGTTTAAATTCGGCATCGTATAATTATCTTCTTTTTTACTGGGCGGCGTTTCTTTATGTTAACTAA